In Rhodothermus marinus DSM 4252, a single genomic region encodes these proteins:
- a CDS encoding cell division protein FtsQ/DivIB, whose amino-acid sequence MPPRKAHTTRRTPAKKSGVRRRLLRLLVTGVPVLALCGVAWLWLESVRLTRIEIVGARQADPGELRRLAAVDSGAALFDLDPALIADRVARHPWVQAASVTRWPTGTLRIAVEERVPVVLQMDAGGRPLRYLDAEGYGMPPGRGPVPDVPLLYGVRGPAHPMRPLEDEPVRALLTTLAALEDPARALISEIVRAPDGEFWLYTTPAAGQRSVPVRLGREDFERRLRRLVAFWQQAVLTQPHKTFSLIDLRFANQIVVREEAHPSTQKSAMGHE is encoded by the coding sequence ATGCCGCCTCGTAAGGCACATACGACCCGCAGGACTCCGGCGAAGAAGTCGGGTGTCCGCCGCCGGCTGCTCCGGCTGCTGGTGACGGGGGTGCCGGTGCTGGCCCTCTGCGGCGTGGCCTGGCTGTGGCTGGAGAGCGTGCGGCTAACGCGCATTGAGATCGTGGGGGCGCGTCAGGCCGATCCCGGAGAGCTGCGGCGTCTGGCCGCCGTCGATTCCGGCGCGGCGCTGTTCGACCTGGATCCGGCGCTGATTGCCGATCGGGTCGCGCGCCATCCGTGGGTGCAGGCGGCTTCGGTCACGCGCTGGCCCACCGGTACGCTGCGCATTGCGGTGGAAGAACGGGTGCCGGTGGTGCTTCAGATGGATGCCGGGGGACGCCCCCTGCGCTATCTGGACGCCGAAGGCTACGGCATGCCGCCGGGACGCGGACCGGTCCCCGACGTGCCGCTGCTCTATGGCGTGCGCGGACCGGCGCATCCGATGCGTCCGCTGGAAGACGAACCGGTACGGGCGCTACTGACGACCCTGGCCGCCCTGGAAGACCCGGCGCGCGCGCTCATCTCGGAGATCGTGCGAGCGCCGGACGGCGAGTTCTGGCTCTACACGACACCGGCGGCCGGGCAGCGCAGCGTTCCGGTTCGGCTGGGCCGGGAAGACTTCGAGCGGCGGCTGCGTCGGCTGGTGGCTTTCTGGCAGCAGGCGGTGCTGACGCAACCGCACAAGACGTTTTCGTTGATCGACCTGCGTTTTGCGAATCAGATCGTGGTGCGCGAAGAGGCGCATCCGTCCACCCAAAAATCTGCGATGGGCCATGAATGA